In Acinetobacter lwoffii, the following proteins share a genomic window:
- a CDS encoding plasmid replication DNA-binding protein, with protein sequence MKKLSVSELAKLYGYSRQAVYAHIKKGNLSKGSDGLIDFSEALRVFGEPQKSNSSVNQSQSTSSHNLTEVDSLKRQVDMLEKQLNQAIQRENQSLERESFYQEQIEAMQRLLEAPKANMTTFTDHKSEQDIATDSRPQTESNYDGLTTPQNKRIPVPEHVEPEPKKRGFLSRFFLPYG encoded by the coding sequence ATGAAAAAACTGTCAGTTTCAGAACTAGCGAAATTATATGGATATTCAAGACAAGCTGTATATGCCCATATAAAGAAAGGAAATTTATCAAAAGGATCGGATGGATTAATTGACTTTTCAGAAGCCTTGAGAGTTTTTGGGGAACCACAAAAAAGCAATTCTAGTGTCAACCAAAGTCAATCAACTAGTAGTCATAACTTAACAGAAGTTGACTCGCTAAAACGTCAAGTTGACATGCTGGAAAAACAATTAAATCAGGCAATACAGAGAGAAAATCAATCATTAGAACGTGAATCGTTTTATCAAGAACAGATTGAGGCCATGCAGCGCTTACTGGAAGCTCCAAAAGCTAATATGACTACGTTTACCGATCATAAATCTGAACAGGATATAGCAACAGATTCTCGGCCACAGACTGAATCGAACTATGACGGATTGACTACTCCACAGAACAAACGCATCCCTGTTCCAGAACATGTTGAGCCTGAACCTAAAAAGAGGGGCTTCCTGAGCCGTTTTTTCCTTCCCTATGGTTAG